Genomic DNA from Parambassis ranga chromosome 5, fParRan2.1, whole genome shotgun sequence:
TTCATAGGAACCTGGTCATTGTGAGAGACTATGTAGTTGCAGTATGACAGCTTGAACAACAAAATAAAGGCTCGGGCACAGATCCCATTGCTCAGTGGAAGCTGGATTTAAGTGTATCAACAGATGTTAGAAGCAGGTTGGATACATTACACCCTCCTCCACAACTTGTGTAATCTTTTGACCTGTTGCATGTAATCAACAGTTCTCATTTATGGACACTCTGCCACAGATTCAGTCAGTAGAGAACATTTTCCTTAGAGCATTATTGCTGTTGGTGTTTACAAGGCATTCAATCAAATTAAATCAGtcaaattaaaatacaaagaaGAATGCTAGAGTTAACATTATGACACAAAGCTCCACCAACATCAGACTCACTGATGCATACACCATGTGAGGGagagaaatgtgtgtattttaaaatgtaaaacataacagcatttaaaaaaaaatcttagcaTGTAGATTtgcaaatggaaacaaaaactaTGTATTTTGCATTTTCTTAACTGCAGTTAGGGGTTGATTGACTCTTAGCTGGTTGGAATTGTAATTAAATccccttgtttttttctttttaacatcaTTAGACAAAATAGCCTTCTATTGTGTGTAATAGTCTCGTCTCACCGAGAAGCTGAGAAGGATTCATTCATTGTGTTGTTGGTCTAGTTTAATCACTTTAGATTGTGTTAATTCTCTAATTGCATTGTCTCAAGGTGAGCCCAGGGGCTCTAATGACAGTTAACTGCATCAAGTTACCGTAATTGTTCTGAGGATAAACTAAAAATCAGTGTCATAACTCAGAGTCACCGATGCAAATACTATGTAAGGGAGAGAATGTGtgttatttaaaatgtgaagaataaaagaaattaGCACTTAAAAAGCctgtggaaacaaaaacaatatttttgttTCCGTTTGCctgtttttctccagttttcTCATCTTTCTACCAGTATGTCCCTGAACTGCAGGTAGGCACTGAAAGACAAAAGGGAACCTCTGGTTTATAGGCGCCATCTGCTGTTGTGAATGTGTTGTTACAGATATATTAAAAGGAAAATACTGGTGATGAGTGCACTCTAAGTCAAATAACTACTgcctcttttatttttctactcactttttattttagctcGATCGTTATGATGGATCAGGCCCCGCTGTTTCACCCAATGCCCTTCCTTATAGTGCTGATGGATATGATGTGGTTGATAGTACCCCAGACCCCCAGCGTACTAAGCAGGCCATTgcccagctgcagcagaaaatcCTCAAGCTCACAGAACAAATCAAGATAGAACAAACTGCACGTGACGATAACGTGGCTGAGTATCTGAAACTTGCAAATAATGCTGACAAGCAGCAGAGTGCACGCATCAAACAGGTGTTTGAGAAGAAGAACCAAAAGTCAGCCCAGAccatccagcagctgcagaggaagtTGGAGCACTACCACCGTAAGCTTCGAGAGGTGGAACATAATGGCATCCCTCGCCAGCCCAAAGATGTTTTCCGAGACATGCACCAGGGGCTGAAGGATGTTGGAGCAAAGGTCTGTGTTTTTTACTTTTGCTCTCAGTGTCTTTCTATCCAAGCACAAATCCACTCTTATCAACCTTATGTTGCTATGACAGTGTTTTAGTTCATGACATATCTGATAAAACACAAGAACATAATTTAGATTTCAAGCCATGGCgttgtctttttaattttttttaaatcatttcttAACGGAGCAGGATTTTAGATGAAGTTCTGCTTCAGCCTTTAGTCACTAATCTAATCTCTTTCATTATAGGTAACAGGGGGCCTCTCCAGTATCTCTCAAGCTACCCATtctgcagctggagctgtggTGTCCAAGCCTAGAGAAATAGCTTCCCTCATTCGCAACAAGTTTGGAAGTGCTGATAACATTGCAGCGCTGAAAGACTCTTTAGATGAAACCCAGGGAGAAGATGGGGTTGGTCCTGGTGGAGCGAGGACCCTTGGGACAGGACAGTTGCAGTCCAGTCCAAAGTATGGTAGCGATGATGACTGTTCTAGTGCTACTTCTGGTTCTGCAGGAGCAAACAGCACCCCTGGAGCTCCCGGAGGACCCCCTAGCTCCAAGGGAAATACACTTGATCAGGCCCAAGCCTCAGGCTTCGATGCTATACTCCATGAGATTCAAGAACTTCGggataaccagggtcggcttgaGGAGTCCTTTGAAAATTTAAAAGAGCACTATCAGCGGGACTATACCATGATCATGGAGGCGTTGCAAGAGGAGCGATACAGGTAACATTTGCATAAAGTCTTGTATACCAGCTCTGTAAATGTGCGCCTGTTTCTTGTTTTCTGACCTGTGCAGTTGTCTCTGTTTGGCAGATGTGAACGTTTAGAAGAACAACTCAATGACTTAACAGAACTGCACCAGAATGAAATTCTGAACTTAAAACAGGAACTGGCCAGTATGGAGGAGAAAATTGCCTACCAGTCTTATGAAAGAGCGAGAGACATACAGGTGAGCTGCACCAAGGTTATAATGTAACATTTCTGCTTTGCCACTGTCTGTTGTTTACTGATAGTTTGTGTCTAATCTGTAGGAGGCGCTGGAGGCCTGTCAGACGCGTATCTCAAagatggagctgcagcagcagcaacagcaagtGGTTCAACTGGAGGGTTTAGAGAATGCCACAGCCCGGACTCTTCTTGGGAAACTAATCAACGTGCTGCTAGCTGTTATGGCAGTCCTTTTGGTGTTTGTGTCCACAGTTGCTAACTGTGTTGTCCCCTTAATGAAAACACGCAGCCGTACACTCACCACGCTACTGCTCGTCGTCCTCCTCGCCTTCCTCTGGAGGCACTGGGACGCTATATCAGAGTATCTGCATCGCTTTCTTCTGCACCCCAGATGACCAGTTTGGAGAAGAATATTGAAATAATGATGGTCTTGAGGGTTGGGGACAGAACATTGACCCATACAGGGAGTTGAATCTCAATAATCCTACTTTTTCTACATCTTCAGCAGCTTCTCAAAACACTCAGAAAGGCTTGCATCAGAAGCTTATCACGTTACCActttctgaaatgtgttttgagaATTAAGGGGGAAAGGTTAGATGATTGATATTGACTTTCTATCTTCAGTGCAATTGTGGCACAAGCACATGCTGTAAGGGTGAATGGAGCATAGCTGAAGGAACTGCATACTTAATTTCCCTCTTCTGAGTGaatttgtttacatgtggaAAACTTTACTTTGTTTAACCACAGAAGAAATTGTAATTCagagttttattgtttttaagttgaaTCAAGTGGTATTGTTTTGAAGTCACTGGTATTTTAATACAGCCGATTAGTGGAGTTTTAATATTCTTTTAACTAATGAGCTAACAGTATTCTGCAGGCTTAGTTGTCCGCATTCTCTTTTATAAGTTCTCTCTCTTCTGGTCTTGTGATTCTGGCGTTTTAGTCTGTTCTTCCTTTCTTCTTTGTTCTTTCGAATTTCAGCTTGTGTGACCAGCTCTTCCACTTCCTGCTCACTGCACTCTGAAGAACAGGGTGCTTGCACATCAGCTACATTGCTCTGGAATCACTGGGTCAAATAGTTGTGGGTTGTTTCTTTTGGATGAGTGAAGTCAAAACACTGGTTCTGCCGCAACCTGGATACTGCTATCAAAGACATTGTGTTTGGAGTCGCGACCCTGCCAACTGGATCCCACCACCCTGGTGGCTTTCCAACCGCAGAAGAATAATCTATGAACTGAATTAACATACTTGAAGAGCAACTAAAGTGCTCAAAAGACTCAGTGCTTCCGTACTGTTTCTATTAGTGACAATGAAATAGTAAGACTTTTtagttgatttttttattttttaaagataaaaataaatttgCTGTTTTAAAAGGTGATATTCAAAGTCTACATTTTGTACACAGTGTTTGATAAAATGCACATTACATCACAAAAATCTTCCTTTTTGGGAACTTTGGTTCTTTAGCTTATGCAGCTATGCAGTGATGTCATTACAGTTTCTCTTTACACAAGTGTGGAAAGAAAAATCTGTTACAGAAAAAGGGGTCAGTGGGGCTTCAGAATGTGAAACCAACAGATGAAAATAAATTAGAAATATCTAGCaatttttcatttattcattacTTAAATGAGCTAACTATTTAGGAGGATTAGAAAGTTGTGCAGAGCTTAATTTGAGGTAAGTGTAAGTCTCACTTTAATTCAAACTGGCAAATCTTCAACAAACGCCAACCTCTACATCTGAATGTGCTGATTCTACAGATCCGTCCACATCCACAGCTTAGGTACTACTGATGGAGAAGGTGTAGGTGCTCTGGGAAGATGGACCCCTGACACAGACAAGCAGTTTCCAACAAGAGACATCACCTCTAGAAGACCAAGGCGGGGTAGCATGTTATCTCACTAGTCCATTGCCTGTTTGTGATGTACTGCTTTTTTGTATTCAACTTCAGGAGCGCTCAAGATGTCCTTGATGGGAAAAATTACTACACAGCAAATAACCTGAGGAGGGCAAACAGTCTACAAATATCTCAAATGGTAGATTAATAATGTGATCGTAGGTGCTCTCCTTTATGGAACTGAATCAGGGAAGGAGTTGCAGCCAGCAGCAGTGCTGAAACTTCCTTCATGGAATCAAGAACCAGGCATCTTGAGAAGCACTGCTGTGGTGCTTTAGTTGCCTTAAGGTCAAACATCCAAAACTGGGAGTGGATCTAAACTTAAGCATTGCTTTCTACTAAAAACAGTTtagtgcttaaaaaaaaaaagctccatcTCTCCCAGTTTACATCCAGACTCAAGCACTTTTCAAAAGATCCTCATGCAGAGAGTGCAGTTTATACCTTACCAAGGATCTAAAAGAGCACACAAGAActttaaaataaagattttatTGAAAACAAACAGTATAAATCAAGTCTAGAAATTCAGTCTGTAGGCTTCTTTGCTCGCTTGCCAGTAGTTTTAGAGGCAGGGGCCTCACCATCTGCTTTAGCAGCTTTGCTGCGAGATgccttttctgtcttttctgccTTCTTGGTCGTCTTTGCTGCTTTAGATTTAGtcgtctctgtggcttctgttgGATCAGACGTTGCCTCAGCGTCCCCCTCTGCCTTCTTAGTTTTTGGCTTTTTTGCTGGAGCAGCTCTTGAGGTGACAGTGtcatcttcttctttgtttgactTTTTGGGAGGTTTTGAGGCCTAAAGAAAATAAAGGCAGTGTCAGTTAAACCgagtgcttgtttgtgtttaatgCCAGTTAAAATTATTCTGGTTTAAATATTTAAGTCCATTATATAGtcctcaaataaataaaaccagaGGTTGTACAAGTGACCCATATTTCCATTCAGTAAAGACTGCCCCCTCACCTCTGAGGACTTTGTCTCTTCATCTGcagtgtcctcctcctccttcttcttcttcttctttgtggcACCTTGTTAAAGGTTATACGTTAGTGCAATATATCACAGCCGTTAACACTAGATGGACTCATTCATACCTGTTTTTTTAGGCTTCTTAGCTCCCTCTTTGGCTGCTTTTGGTGCCTTTGGCACGTTAGGATCCGCGTTCTCATTTTTCGGCTTTGATTCTTTGACTTTGGGTGCAAGCTTGAGACGAGACAGAAGCATTAAATGGCATTAATTAATCAATTTGGAGACATGTGAAGATTCGATGTCTTACCCGGAACTTTCCCACCGCGCCTGTGGTGACCGTGGCGTTGGCAGGCCTCACTAACGTGCCATTCTCGATTCCTTTCTTCAGAGCATTGCGCACCAAGTGCTTCAACCTCACCAAGTCCACAGAGGGGTATTTCTGTTTGATGTAATTCTGAATGGCTTGTGAGGAAACCCCTTTGCGTGAGTCCAACTCTTTCAGCGCCTCCTGCACCATGACTGCAGTGGAGGGATGAGTTGCCATTTTACGCAGCGCCGCAGCACCTAAAGGGGAAAggacacatgtgtctgtgtaacGTCACGTGTACGTCTTTGGAACGAGGTCAGCAGTGACCGTAAGGCCGATCGTCGTCCGCATACAGACCTGATTTTGGCtcatctgtctcttccaccGGGGCTTTGCTGGGGGACGGCGCAGACGCGTCAGTAGAGTCCGCTGCGGGCTTCTTAGGAGGCATGACTGTAAGATAATAAAAGACAAGCAGAACCAAGATAAAATCTAAAAGTAAAGCCGGGCCACCACTGCCTCCTGCTCAGCGGCTCCTCTTTATGCAGTTGCTTCCGGTAGAATGAGACCAGGTGAATCAGATCGCGCCAGGTGCAGGTGATTAGAGCAATGAGGACAGAAGTCCTAATAAAGACTGCATCCACGGTCTGCGAGGATCTTCTGAGTATGTGGTCCTCTAATGCAGCGGTGCCCACACTTGTTTGTGCTACGTTTTACAATGACCAAGtttcaaaatgaaacacacacacacacacacacacacacacacctttgcatCATGCATTTCTGTGGTTTGTGAGACTTGTGTCTGATGCTCTCTGTGGTTTTCCTGTTCACGAAGTTCCTCAAAACGACACTGATCATCGGTCACTCTCTCAGACAGTGAAGTCTGCTCTGTGAGGAGTTCTGCACTGTTCAGTTTTCACCTTCATCATGGCTGGACGCCTGCTGTTCCTCATCCTCATGTGTAAGTTAAGCCTCCTGTTGGCTCGGTCATTGTTAATTTGTGTTTTAACAAATGAATGCAGGTTTACATTTGAAGTGTTGTTACCACATTATATATTTACCTCACATCTTGTTTTAAACAGATTCTTTTCATGAGATTGAAGCACAAGGTCAGTCCTGAATACATAAAATCACACTGTCCTGATGTTATGCTGCCATTAAAATGTCTTCTTCTCTGATTTTTCAGGTCTTcctccacctaaactaacagtgCATCCAACAGAGATCACAGAAACAGACTCAGTCAGATTACGCTGTGAGGCTCCatcatctgtttctgtgtctcagtgttatTTCTACACTGTGACTGGAAAAGATCAGAAACCTTTGtcctgtcaggagacactgacAGGAGCTGAGCTGCTGTTAATGTCACATCAGAGTTCACCTGCTCAGGTTGAAGtcacatgtttttatgttggAAAATGGAATTATGCGTCTCAAGTCAGTGACAAGACCTCTATCACTGTACTGAGtgagtgagttttttttcttaataacaGTTGTTAAATCATTGCAAACATCATTTTAAAGTAATTATAATACGTTTGCCTCTAATTTGTTACTGTGCACTTAAAGCAAAACTGTGTTGGTTTCAGTGTTTTTgagaattacattttttttattattacctGCTTTAAATCACAATTTCTTTCTAATTAACATGCTGCAACTAAGCTTCTCTGATTTTTCAGGTCTTcctccacctaaactaacagtgTATCCAGCAGagatcacagacacagactcagtCACATTAAGCTGTGAGGCTCCatcatctgtttctgtgtctcagtgttatTTCTACACTGGAAAAACTCAGAAACATTTGtcctgtcaggagacactgacaggagctgagctgctgttcaTGTCACATCAGAGTTCACCTGCTCAGGTTGAAGTCAGTTGTTATTATGATGGAAATGGGAATCATGCGTCTCCATACAGTGACAAAACCTCCATCACTGTACTGAGTGAGTGACTGATTTACATGCTCTGATATGTTATCATCTGATACACAGACTTAACATGATATGATCATTAATAAATCACGAGTGTGACCTTTAGCCCTTTAGGTCTTATAGAGCATGCATTATACTTGATCATAGAcaggtttattatttttattgacaTGTATTTAATCTTCCTGTAGGTCCGAAACCAGAGCTGACTGTTCATCGTGATGATGAAAATGTTCTCTTCACTTGCTCTCTGCCTGGATCTGTCaatcaaaacacaaaatgtaaccTGTACTTTGGAGAAGAAAGTCGTCCAGCAATAACAACAAACGCCTGGAAACAAAGGAgctcaaaaaacaaacagttctgCCAGTTTACTGTCCCAGTAGAAGATTTACTAAGACATCTACGTTTAGTTCAACAAAAAGATGCCAGCTGTGACTACAGTGTGGAGCGTGAACCAAAGTCTTTGTCTCCTCGCAGTGATGGAAGAAGCCTGAGATGTGAGTCAGAGATCGTTTTTTACTAAATGTTCAGAAACTTTTTACAAACAACATATTATCAATGTTCTTACAATGTAGTAATGCATGAATGACAAAATGGGCACAaacattcattatttttttctttaatgcaGACTTCATAGAAAAAGAATCACATGTGACCAGAACAGAGTCAACATTTACAGGTAGATCATTTTACAAACAGTGACCACACGTCTGTTCTATTAAAAACTTTGTGCGTCTCTGCAGAGTCGGTAAATGAGGACACCAGCAGCACTTCCACTCTGTCTACCACTGTGAGCCTGACTTCAGGTAACAAAATGATTGATGTGTTGTTGATCACAAAATATCATTACAATTATAGTTACatgaaatgtctttgtttcaGGCTCAGGTTCAATATAAATAATGTTAAATCAATGTTAAAATGCAAAGTGTCCGTTTTTAAACAGATAGACGACAATAAATAATTTTACACAAAGTTCACACAAAGTTCACACCTTGCAAGTTTCAGTTCACACATATCAAAATGTCTTTATTCACAGTCCTCTCTAAATAAATCATCTTTCTTTAGAGTCAGGAAACCTGCAGACGACCCCAACAGCTCCTCAGACCACAGCTAGAACagcacatttaaataaacatgaggATATGGTCACAATGTTTATagtttaaaagtttttttattgATCAGGTCAGAAGGTCAGGCCTCGTGCTTCCACCTCTGTAACATCTGGAAAAGAAACATTAGGTAACATTCATTTAAAGACTGTTTAAACATCTGTTAGTCACACAGATAAGATGAAATGAGGAAGTACAGATTCCTCAGAAACTCTGCAGAAAATGGTGACGTGTGTCATGCTGACATGTTTCCATCCTCAAGTATCTGGTAGTGCTCATCTGACCTCTACTGGTCATCCAGCATCACAGGACACAGATACTGCTGATATACCTCATTCATTAATGTAACTAAAACACTAAGTGTGCTGTAAATGTttaatgtgtctgtttgtttgattCCAGTCAGTCAGAAGCAGAGTGATGAAATTACCGTGTGTCTTCAAACACCAGAGAACCCAGCAGCAGGTGAGCAGACAGCCTCCAAACTCTTTGACATAAAGCAGCTTTTTATTGCACTGTTTTAGTGCTGTTGTACTTTTTAGATCTCCTTCGTGCACAgtttcaaaacaaacatttgttagCTTCTGATCAGTGGTTGTATTTTGTCTTACTTTGGTTTGCACAGTGCATTTTAGTCTACAGAGTTACCTAATAATGATGCTCCTCCACCCAACATCACTGACTCACATTCACAGCTACATGTACTTGTTCACATCATAtttgtctcataagtattttacacaaacaaatgtaCTGCAGGATCACTGGCTGGTCTTCCTTTAGAAGTTAAGCTTATTGGATCGTTCTGTCTGGATGAGGCTGCTCTCACTTTAACTTCTGTCTTTGAATCATCAGCAGGCTGGTTCTGATCAGACCTGCAGTGTCTTCAGCTACGACTGCAGCGCTGGTGAGCTGTTTTTGTTGCTGCATGTAGTTTAAAGGAGCgaaaagcagaaataaatgaaTGTACATATGAAACATCTGTGAAGGAGCTCTGCTGTTGTTTCTCAGTGATGACACAGCAGAGGCTGACACAGAGCAGATTAGACCCTGATCAGCCACTTGGTGGTGCATGTCCTCCATTAGTGCACCACAGAGCCTGAGAAGACATTCACACCTTTACATTGTTGTCAGAGAATCATTCAGACCCGACTAAGAGAAACatatttaagttgtttttttcttttcatttgacAGAATGGGGACAGCATCAGCCCTCAAAGATCCAGTGTACAGAAAGAAGTCTTTGTGAAATTATTTGTCATAAAAGTGTTGTTGTATCTTTTCCATTCTGTAACATAtactgtgttttaatgtgttgaAATGGTGATTAAACAGAACAGATGTTTACATTTCAGAGTTCAGATTCAGGTGTAGTTTTTTCTGTATACATTAAAACTATAGATGTAGCTGGtctttcatgtgtttacttgAATAACATGTTAAATCATCAACAGGCTGGATGGAGTCACTGTTAAACttgattttcattttcaatACAACAACAAGTACGTAGTTTAACTGTTAGCACCAGTTTAACAATATTGTCTTAATAAAAACgaataaaaatgattttagtGTCGGGTGTTG
This window encodes:
- the h1m gene encoding linker histone H1M; this translates as MPPKKPAADSTDASAPSPSKAPVEETDEPKSGAAALRKMATHPSTAVMVQEALKELDSRKGVSSQAIQNYIKQKYPSVDLVRLKHLVRNALKKGIENGTLVRPANATVTTGAVGKFRLAPKVKESKPKNENADPNVPKAPKAAKEGAKKPKKTGATKKKKKKEEEDTADEETKSSEASKPPKKSNKEEDDTVTSRAAPAKKPKTKKAEGDAEATSDPTEATETTKSKAAKTTKKAEKTEKASRSKAAKADGEAPASKTTGKRAKKPTD
- the tmcc1b gene encoding transmembrane and coiled-coil domains protein 1b; the protein is MDQGSSEQSPEEADTGGRVEPEVGRRASESEHGLSKITHNALENMGALGHGLKQFFQPQRRRSSVSPHDSALSCIGTPASEPTDVGSEVGDAPASSAPPVDSDNPAASAPPAALSRVLQQIRGAPPIMKRGTSLQSRRSKAGGTGDPPQKGSPQIHRRSTHEALLQAGRPRSSSTTDTPSSPALADMLLTSGYHSTEEPDKLDRYDGSGPAVSPNALPYSADGYDVVDSTPDPQRTKQAIAQLQQKILKLTEQIKIEQTARDDNVAEYLKLANNADKQQSARIKQVFEKKNQKSAQTIQQLQRKLEHYHRKLREVEHNGIPRQPKDVFRDMHQGLKDVGAKVTGGLSSISQATHSAAGAVVSKPREIASLIRNKFGSADNIAALKDSLDETQGEDGVGPGGARTLGTGQLQSSPKYGSDDDCSSATSGSAGANSTPGAPGGPPSSKGNTLDQAQASGFDAILHEIQELRDNQGRLEESFENLKEHYQRDYTMIMEALQEERYRCERLEEQLNDLTELHQNEILNLKQELASMEEKIAYQSYERARDIQEALEACQTRISKMELQQQQQQVVQLEGLENATARTLLGKLINVLLAVMAVLLVFVSTVANCVVPLMKTRSRTLTTLLLVVLLAFLWRHWDAISEYLHRFLLHPR